One window from the genome of Bacillota bacterium encodes:
- a CDS encoding helix-turn-helix domain-containing protein has translation MDKAKNLLTAQALADILNLSVETIWRYTRADRIPYVKLEGRQYRYNLGEVKQALSGVVKEKTPDFQTGPKTYTYQEYLALPEIPGFRYEVLEGLLVKEPSPNLLHQRISRELEYRLISYFKQVDPKGEIFDAPLDVTFHDITVVQPDILYIAGNQLGIMQENRIDGAPNLTVEIISDSSLRRDRVEKLQIYQKAGVQHYWLVNPRDNTFECFLLKDGLYSLIAIGTDDDVLEHPEFPGLAIPLAELWHDPTQQS, from the coding sequence ATGGATAAGGCGAAAAACCTTCTAACAGCGCAAGCTCTGGCTGATATCCTTAACCTCTCAGTTGAAACAATTTGGCGATACACCAGGGCTGACAGAATCCCTTATGTGAAACTGGAGGGCAGACAATACCGCTATAACCTTGGTGAAGTTAAGCAAGCACTTTCCGGAGTTGTCAAAGAAAAAACTCCTGATTTCCAAACTGGGCCAAAGACCTATACCTATCAGGAGTATCTCGCATTACCTGAGATTCCGGGATTCCGCTATGAAGTCCTGGAAGGGCTACTGGTTAAAGAGCCTTCACCTAATCTACTGCATCAAAGAATATCCAGAGAGCTGGAGTACCGTTTAATTTCTTACTTCAAACAGGTTGACCCAAAAGGTGAAATTTTCGACGCACCCCTGGATGTTACCTTCCATGATATAACCGTAGTCCAGCCAGACATCTTATACATCGCCGGGAACCAACTTGGCATCATGCAGGAAAATCGGATAGATGGTGCCCCTAATTTAACAGTAGAGATAATATCCGACTCTAGTTTGCGCAGGGACAGAGTAGAAAAACTGCAGATCTACCAAAAGGCCGGGGTCCAACATTATTGGTTAGTTAACCCCAGGGATAATACATTTGAATGCTTTTTACTAAAGGATGGACTATATTCCCTGATAGCTATAGGAACAGATGATGACGTATTAGAACACCCTGAGTTTCCAGGCCTGGCCATCCCTTTAGCTGAGCTATGGCACGACCCTACCCAGCAGTCATAA